A genome region from Dickeya dadantii NCPPB 898 includes the following:
- a CDS encoding helix-turn-helix domain-containing protein, translating into MNSRKNDWHPADIIAALRKKGTTLAAVSRAAGLSSSTLANALSRPWPKGEWLIADALGIHPSEIWPSRYYDPETQELLDRKKLIRPPSDPQSE; encoded by the coding sequence ATGAATTCAAGGAAAAATGACTGGCATCCCGCCGATATTATTGCGGCACTGAGAAAGAAAGGGACAACGCTCGCAGCCGTATCACGAGCCGCCGGGTTGAGTTCTTCCACGCTGGCCAATGCGTTATCTCGCCCATGGCCGAAGGGCGAATGGTTAATAGCTGACGCGCTGGGCATTCATCCATCGGAAATATGGCCCAGCCGTTATTATGATCCTGAAACACAGGAACTACTCGACCGCAAAAAACTGATCCGCCCGCCGTCTGATCCGCAATCCGAATAA
- a CDS encoding DMT family transporter, which translates to MKQNAVIGFCLALTTAICWGALPIAMKQVLVAMEPYTIVWYRFLIASVGLGIFLYSKGALPTSKVFDHQRWWILLLIATGGLLGNFVLFSSSLQYLSPTASQVIGQLSTVGLMVASVVILKEKMRLNQIIGAGVLICGLLMFFNNSLMELFTRLTDYTFGILLGVAASTVWVAYGVAQKVLLRRLTSQQLLFLLYTLCVLFITPLAKPGVIFQLTGWQLACLLFCGANTLVGYGALAEAMARWQAAQVSTIITLTPLFTLFFSDLLSLAWPAVFAAPALNLLGYIGAFVVVTGAMFSAIGHRLFTLKRDKRPMV; encoded by the coding sequence ATGAAACAGAATGCTGTCATCGGGTTTTGTCTGGCGCTGACCACCGCCATATGCTGGGGAGCGCTACCCATCGCGATGAAACAGGTTCTGGTAGCGATGGAGCCTTATACCATCGTCTGGTACCGCTTTTTGATCGCATCCGTCGGGCTGGGGATTTTCCTATACAGCAAAGGCGCATTACCGACGTCGAAGGTATTTGATCATCAACGCTGGTGGATTCTGTTGTTGATCGCCACTGGCGGGTTGCTGGGCAATTTCGTGCTGTTCAGTTCATCTTTGCAATATCTTAGTCCTACGGCATCGCAGGTGATCGGACAATTGTCAACGGTGGGATTGATGGTTGCCAGCGTGGTGATCCTCAAGGAAAAGATGCGCCTGAATCAAATTATCGGCGCTGGGGTACTGATTTGCGGATTATTGATGTTTTTCAACAATAGTCTGATGGAGCTTTTTACCCGGCTGACGGATTACACCTTCGGGATATTGCTGGGGGTGGCGGCTTCCACGGTATGGGTGGCCTATGGCGTGGCGCAAAAGGTGTTACTGCGTCGTCTGACTTCGCAGCAGCTGCTTTTTCTGCTGTATACACTCTGCGTACTGTTTATTACCCCGCTGGCAAAACCGGGGGTGATTTTCCAACTGACAGGCTGGCAACTGGCCTGCTTGCTGTTTTGCGGCGCGAACACTCTGGTGGGATATGGGGCGCTGGCTGAGGCCATGGCGCGCTGGCAGGCTGCGCAGGTGAGTACCATCATTACTCTGACGCCGTTGTTTACGCTGTTTTTTTCGGATTTATTGTCATTGGCCTGGCCTGCGGTATTTGCGGCGCCGGCACTCAATCTGCTGGGGTATATCGGCGCCTTTGTCGTGGTGACCGGTGCGATGTTCTCTGCGATTGGGCATCGTCTGTTCACACTAAAACGCGACAAACGCCCGATGGTTTGA
- the dnaG gene encoding DNA primase gives MAGRIPRVFINDLLARTDIVDLIDARVKLKKQGKNYHACCPFHHEKTPSFTVNGDKQFYHCFGCGAHGNAIDFLMNYDRLEFVESIEELAAMHGLEVPYEAGTGPTQLERHQRQSLYELMEQLSAFYQHTLNQPAGTPAREYLSRRGLSDEVIRQFAIGCTPPGWDNALKRFGRSSENRTTLTDAGMLVTNDNGRTYDRFRDRVMFPIRDKRGRVIAFGGRVMGDGMPKYLNSPETEIFHKGRQLYGLYEAQQKNPELKRLLVVEGYMDVVALAQFGIDYAVASLGTSTTADHIQLLFRATDQVVCCYDGDRAGRDAAWRALETALPYLDDGRQLRFMFLPDGEDPDTLVRQEGKAAFEQRIEQAMPLSAFLFDSLLQQVDMSTPDGRAKLSTLALPLIGQVPGETLRLYLRQQLGNKLGLLDDSQLDRLLPKAAEQTSSYQPPRLKVTTMRILIGLLVQNPRLSAEVPELALNGVEENKVAGLELFLDLVKTCNESPGMNMGLLLEKYRESKYRKQLETLASWDHMIEEEELEEKFRVSLAELYDQLLQLRMDTLIARERTHGLSTNERKELWSLQLALTRKN, from the coding sequence ATGGCTGGACGTATTCCCCGCGTATTTATTAATGACCTGCTGGCTCGCACCGACATCGTTGACCTGATCGATGCGCGCGTCAAACTGAAAAAGCAGGGCAAGAATTATCACGCGTGTTGCCCGTTCCACCACGAGAAAACCCCTTCGTTCACCGTTAACGGTGACAAGCAGTTCTACCATTGCTTCGGCTGCGGCGCCCACGGCAACGCGATCGATTTCCTGATGAATTATGACCGTCTGGAATTTGTTGAAAGCATTGAAGAACTGGCAGCGATGCACGGCCTGGAAGTCCCTTACGAAGCAGGCACCGGTCCGACCCAGCTCGAACGCCACCAGCGGCAAAGTTTATACGAGCTGATGGAACAATTAAGCGCTTTTTACCAACATACCCTGAACCAACCTGCGGGTACGCCGGCCAGAGAGTATCTGTCCAGACGCGGCCTGAGTGATGAGGTGATCCGGCAATTCGCTATCGGATGTACGCCACCGGGGTGGGACAATGCGTTAAAGCGCTTCGGGCGCAGCAGCGAAAACCGGACCACGTTGACCGACGCCGGCATGCTGGTGACCAACGATAACGGCCGTACTTACGACCGTTTCCGCGATCGGGTGATGTTCCCGATCCGCGACAAGCGTGGGCGGGTTATCGCTTTTGGCGGTCGGGTGATGGGCGACGGTATGCCCAAGTACCTGAACTCGCCGGAAACCGAGATTTTTCACAAAGGCCGACAGCTGTACGGCCTGTACGAAGCGCAACAGAAAAATCCGGAATTGAAGCGACTGTTGGTGGTTGAAGGTTACATGGATGTGGTCGCGTTAGCTCAGTTTGGCATCGATTACGCGGTGGCTTCGCTAGGAACATCAACGACGGCGGACCACATCCAGCTGTTGTTTCGCGCTACCGATCAGGTGGTGTGTTGTTACGATGGCGACCGCGCCGGACGCGACGCCGCCTGGCGCGCGCTGGAAACCGCGCTACCCTATCTGGATGACGGTCGGCAGTTACGCTTTATGTTCCTGCCCGACGGCGAAGACCCGGATACGCTGGTGCGTCAGGAAGGCAAGGCGGCGTTCGAGCAACGCATCGAGCAGGCGATGCCGCTGTCGGCGTTTTTGTTCGACTCGCTACTGCAGCAGGTGGACATGAGCACCCCGGACGGGCGCGCCAAGCTCAGTACGCTGGCTCTACCCCTAATTGGGCAGGTGCCGGGCGAAACGTTGCGATTATACTTACGTCAACAACTTGGCAATAAACTGGGGCTGTTGGACGACAGCCAGCTGGACCGCCTGCTGCCGAAAGCGGCGGAGCAAACATCGTCCTACCAGCCTCCACGGCTAAAAGTCACAACTATGCGTATACTGATAGGACTTTTAGTACAAAATCCGAGGCTGTCCGCCGAGGTGCCGGAACTGGCGCTCAACGGTGTGGAAGAGAACAAGGTTGCAGGGCTGGAACTGTTTCTGGATCTGGTGAAAACCTGCAATGAAAGCCCAGGCATGAACATGGGACTGCTGCTGGAAAAATATCGCGAAAGTAAATATCGCAAGCAGCTTGAAACCCTGGCCTCCTGGGACCATATGATTGAAGAGGAAGAGCTCGAAGAAAAATTCAGGGTCAGCCTGGCCGAGCTCTACGACCAGTTGCTACAGCTGCGGATGGACACGCTAATCGCCCGCGAGAGAACGCATGGGCTGAGTACGAACGAGCGCAAGGAACTGTGGTCGCTGCAACTGGCGCTAACACGAAAAAACTGA
- the ispB gene encoding octaprenyl diphosphate synthase, whose protein sequence is MNLEQITALSAQDMAAVNQTILDQLNSDVVLINQLGNYIISGGGKRIRPMIAVLTARALNYQGDKHITVAALIEFIHTATLLHDDVVDESDMRRGKATANAAFGNAASVLVGDFIYTRAFQMMTSLASLRVMSVMSDAVNVIAEGEVLQLMNCNDPDITEDSYMRVIYSKTARLFEAAAQASAILSGASSEQELALQDYGRYLGTAFQLIDDLLDYSADGKTLGKNTGDDLNEGKPTLPLLHAMHHGNEEQRTMIRQAIEEGNGRHLLEPVLAAMQSCGSLTYTRQRAEEEADKAITAIQCLPASDFRTALEGLAHLAVQRDF, encoded by the coding sequence ATGAACTTAGAGCAAATCACAGCGTTAAGCGCACAGGATATGGCCGCCGTCAACCAGACCATACTGGATCAGCTCAACTCCGACGTTGTCCTGATCAATCAGTTAGGAAATTATATCATCAGCGGTGGCGGCAAGCGTATCCGGCCTATGATTGCGGTACTCACCGCCAGGGCGCTGAACTACCAGGGTGACAAACACATTACCGTTGCCGCGCTGATTGAATTTATCCACACCGCCACGCTCCTTCACGACGATGTGGTCGACGAATCCGACATGCGTCGTGGAAAAGCTACGGCCAATGCCGCGTTCGGCAATGCCGCCAGCGTGCTGGTAGGCGATTTCATTTATACCCGCGCCTTTCAGATGATGACTAGCCTGGCCTCGCTGCGCGTCATGTCGGTGATGTCCGATGCCGTTAACGTCATCGCGGAAGGCGAAGTGCTCCAGCTCATGAACTGCAACGATCCGGACATTACCGAAGACAGTTACATGCGGGTAATTTACAGCAAAACGGCCCGGCTGTTCGAAGCGGCGGCGCAGGCATCCGCCATTTTGTCGGGCGCCAGCAGCGAGCAGGAACTGGCTTTACAGGACTACGGCCGTTACCTCGGCACCGCTTTCCAGTTGATTGACGATTTGCTCGATTACAGCGCCGACGGCAAAACGCTGGGGAAAAATACCGGCGACGACCTGAATGAAGGTAAGCCCACGTTGCCGTTGCTGCATGCCATGCATCACGGCAACGAAGAGCAGCGCACCATGATCCGTCAGGCGATCGAAGAAGGTAATGGTCGCCATTTGCTGGAACCCGTGCTGGCGGCCATGCAATCCTGCGGCTCTCTGACTTACACCCGACAGAGAGCCGAAGAAGAAGCCGACAAGGCTATTACCGCTATTCAATGCCTGCCTGCCAGTGATTTTCGCACCGCGCTGGAAGGCCTGGCTCATCTCGCAGTACAACGCGATTTTTGA
- the argR gene encoding transcriptional regulator ArgR, with translation MRNSTKQEDLVKAFKALLKEEKFSSQSEIVQALQDDGFENINQSKVSRMLTKFGAVRTRNAKMEMVYCLPAELGVPTTTSPLKNLVLDVDYNDAVVVIHTSPGAAQLIARLLDSLGKSEGILGTIAGDDTIFTTPARGFSVKQLYEAILVLFEQEL, from the coding sequence ATGCGTAACTCTACGAAACAAGAAGACTTGGTTAAGGCGTTCAAGGCGCTGTTAAAAGAAGAGAAATTCAGCTCGCAAAGCGAGATTGTGCAAGCGCTGCAGGACGATGGTTTCGAGAACATCAACCAGTCCAAAGTATCCCGCATGTTGACCAAGTTTGGCGCGGTGCGTACCCGCAACGCGAAGATGGAGATGGTTTACTGTCTGCCTGCCGAACTGGGTGTTCCCACCACCACTAGCCCGCTGAAAAACCTGGTGCTGGACGTCGATTACAACGACGCGGTGGTCGTGATTCACACCAGCCCCGGCGCTGCGCAGTTGATCGCCCGCCTGCTGGACTCACTGGGCAAATCGGAAGGAATTCTCGGCACCATCGCCGGCGACGATACCATTTTTACCACGCCAGCCCGGGGCTTCAGTGTCAAACAGTTGTATGAAGCAATACTGGTATTGTTTGAACAGGAACTGTAA
- the tsaD gene encoding tRNA (adenosine(37)-N6)-threonylcarbamoyltransferase complex transferase subunit TsaD, with translation MRVLGIETSCDETGVAIYDTQAGLLANQLYSQVKLHADYGGVVPELASRDHVRKTVPLIQAALEEAGLQHGDIDGVAYTAGPGLVGALLVGATVGRSLAFAWNVPAIPVHHMEGHLLAPMLEDNPPAFPFVALLVSGGHTQLISVTGIGEYRLLGESIDDAAGEAFDKTAKLLGLDYPGGPLLSKMAQGGHAGRFVFPRPMTDRPGLDFSFSGLKTFAANTIRENGSDPQTQADIARAFEDAVVDTLAIKCRRALDETGFSRLVMAGGVSANRTLRQRLADIMAKRGGDVFYARPEFCTDNGAMIAYAGAVRLAQGVTDELGITVRPRWPLAELPAL, from the coding sequence ATGCGCGTATTGGGTATTGAAACATCCTGCGATGAAACCGGGGTCGCGATTTATGACACGCAGGCCGGACTACTGGCGAATCAGCTTTATAGCCAGGTGAAATTGCATGCCGATTATGGCGGCGTGGTGCCTGAGCTGGCCTCTCGCGATCATGTTCGCAAAACCGTGCCACTGATTCAGGCGGCGCTGGAAGAAGCCGGGCTACAGCACGGCGATATCGATGGCGTCGCTTATACGGCCGGCCCGGGTCTGGTGGGGGCGCTGCTGGTCGGTGCAACGGTAGGGCGCTCGCTGGCGTTCGCCTGGAATGTGCCGGCCATACCGGTGCATCACATGGAAGGGCACTTGCTGGCGCCGATGCTGGAAGACAACCCGCCGGCGTTTCCGTTTGTCGCGTTGCTGGTGTCCGGCGGTCATACCCAGTTGATCAGCGTTACCGGTATTGGCGAATACCGTTTGCTGGGTGAGTCTATCGATGATGCGGCCGGCGAGGCGTTCGATAAAACCGCCAAGCTGCTGGGGCTGGATTATCCGGGTGGGCCGTTGCTGTCGAAAATGGCACAAGGCGGGCATGCCGGTCGCTTTGTTTTCCCCCGGCCGATGACTGATCGACCCGGTCTGGATTTTAGTTTCTCCGGGCTGAAGACGTTCGCCGCCAATACTATCCGTGAAAACGGCAGCGATCCGCAAACGCAGGCGGATATCGCGCGAGCGTTCGAAGATGCGGTGGTGGATACGCTAGCCATCAAATGCCGGCGAGCGCTTGACGAGACCGGGTTCAGCCGGCTGGTAATGGCTGGCGGCGTGAGCGCCAACCGGACATTGCGCCAGCGGCTGGCGGACATCATGGCGAAACGAGGCGGCGACGTGTTCTATGCCCGCCCTGAATTCTGTACCGATAACGGCGCCATGATTGCTTATGCGGGAGCGGTTCGCCTTGCCCAGGGCGTGACGGATGAGCTTGGCATCACGGTTCGGCCGCGTTGGCCGCTGGCCGAATTACCGGCGTTGTGA
- the rplU gene encoding 50S ribosomal protein L21, translated as MYAVFQSGGKQHRVSEGQTVRLEKLDIATGEAIEFDQVLMVANGEDVKIGVPFVDGGKIKAEVVAHGRGEKVKIVKFRRRKHYRKQAGHRQWFTDVKITGISA; from the coding sequence ATGTACGCGGTTTTCCAAAGTGGTGGTAAACAACACCGAGTAAGCGAAGGCCAGACCGTTCGCTTGGAAAAGCTGGACATCGCAACCGGTGAAGCTATTGAGTTTGACCAGGTTCTGATGGTTGCCAATGGTGAAGATGTCAAAATCGGCGTTCCTTTCGTCGACGGCGGCAAAATCAAGGCTGAAGTCGTTGCTCACGGTCGTGGCGAGAAAGTTAAAATCGTTAAGTTTCGTCGCCGTAAACACTACCGTAAGCAGGCTGGCCACCGTCAGTGGTTCACTGACGTGAAAATCACCGGCATCAGCGCTTAA
- the rpmA gene encoding 50S ribosomal protein L27 codes for MAHKKAGGSTRNGRDSESKRLGVKRFGGESVLAGSIIVRQRGTKFHAGSNVGCGKDHTLFALSDGKVKFEVKGPNNRKYISIVAE; via the coding sequence ATGGCACACAAAAAAGCTGGCGGTTCTACTCGTAACGGCCGCGACTCAGAAAGCAAACGTCTTGGCGTAAAACGCTTCGGCGGTGAATCAGTTCTGGCTGGCAGCATCATCGTTCGTCAGCGTGGCACCAAGTTCCACGCGGGCAGCAACGTAGGCTGCGGTAAAGACCACACCCTGTTTGCTCTGTCTGACGGTAAAGTCAAATTCGAAGTTAAAGGCCCGAACAACCGTAAATACATCAGCATCGTCGCTGAGTAA
- the rpsU gene encoding 30S ribosomal protein S21, whose protein sequence is MPVIKVRENEPFDVALRRFKRSCEKAGVLAEVRRREFYEKPTTERKRAKASAVKRHAKKLARENARRTRLY, encoded by the coding sequence ATGCCGGTAATTAAAGTACGTGAAAACGAGCCGTTCGACGTCGCTCTGCGTCGTTTCAAGCGTTCCTGCGAAAAAGCGGGTGTTTTGGCTGAAGTTCGTCGTCGTGAGTTCTATGAAAAACCGACTACCGAACGTAAACGCGCCAAAGCTTCTGCTGTGAAACGTCACGCCAAGAAGCTGGCTCGAGAAAACGCACGCCGCACTCGTCTGTATTAA
- the mdh gene encoding malate dehydrogenase, with protein sequence MKVAVLGAAGGIGQALALLLKTQLPSGSELSLYDIAPVTPGVAVDLSHIPTDVKIKGFSGEDATPALEGADIVLMSAGVARKPGMDRSDLFNVNAGIVRNLVSQIARTCPTACIGIITNPVNTTVAIAAEVLKQAGVYNKDKLFGVTTLDIVRSSTFVAELKGKQPQAIDVPVIGGHSGVTILPLLSQIPGVSFTEQEAADLTKRIQNAGTEVVEAKAGGGSATLSMGQAAARFGLSLVHALQGESGVVECAYVEGDGKHARFFAQPLLLGKNGVAERKDIGTLSAFEQQSLVSMLDTLKQDIALGEEFVNKK encoded by the coding sequence ATGAAAGTTGCAGTTCTCGGAGCCGCTGGTGGTATTGGTCAAGCCCTTGCCCTTCTCCTCAAAACCCAGCTTCCTTCAGGTTCAGAGCTCTCTCTTTATGATATCGCCCCCGTTACGCCGGGTGTGGCTGTCGATCTGAGCCATATTCCCACCGATGTGAAAATCAAAGGTTTCAGCGGTGAAGATGCTACCCCTGCTCTGGAAGGCGCGGATATTGTACTGATGTCTGCCGGGGTGGCCCGTAAGCCGGGGATGGATCGTTCCGATCTGTTTAACGTGAACGCAGGGATTGTGCGTAACCTGGTTTCGCAAATTGCCCGTACTTGCCCTACCGCTTGTATCGGTATTATCACCAATCCGGTCAATACCACGGTGGCGATTGCTGCCGAAGTGCTGAAGCAGGCCGGCGTATATAACAAAGACAAACTGTTTGGCGTCACGACGCTGGACATTGTCCGTTCCAGTACTTTTGTCGCCGAACTGAAAGGCAAACAGCCGCAGGCCATTGACGTACCGGTTATCGGCGGCCACTCCGGCGTTACCATCCTGCCGTTGCTGTCACAGATTCCGGGCGTGAGCTTCACCGAGCAGGAAGCGGCTGATCTGACCAAACGTATTCAGAATGCAGGTACCGAAGTCGTGGAAGCGAAAGCCGGCGGCGGGTCGGCAACCCTGTCCATGGGCCAGGCCGCAGCACGCTTTGGTCTGTCTCTGGTTCATGCTCTGCAGGGCGAAAGCGGCGTGGTCGAGTGCGCTTACGTGGAAGGCGACGGCAAGCACGCCCGTTTCTTTGCCCAACCGCTGTTGCTGGGCAAAAACGGCGTTGCTGAGCGTAAAGACATCGGTACTTTGAGCGCGTTTGAACAGCAGTCTCTGGTTAGCATGCTGGATACCCTGAAACAGGATATCGCGCTGGGCGAAGAGTTCGTTAACAAGAAATAA
- a CDS encoding DNA-binding protein yields the protein MKKEWFATSELVGIGGLPKSRQGLNKRAREDGWEKRRRKGVQGRGVEYSIHSLPQSVQQTLLMQETSGEYSAKPSDMLSVWIQIYHQLSVPEREKLIAYIMREGVSSTLKQLGLANTASATLIKDFSD from the coding sequence ATGAAAAAAGAGTGGTTTGCGACCAGCGAATTGGTTGGTATTGGCGGACTCCCTAAATCACGGCAAGGATTGAATAAGCGAGCCCGAGAAGATGGTTGGGAAAAGCGTCGCCGTAAAGGTGTACAAGGACGAGGGGTAGAATATTCTATCCATAGCTTGCCTCAGTCTGTTCAGCAAACACTGCTGATGCAGGAAACGTCAGGTGAATATTCGGCAAAGCCGTCAGACATGCTGTCGGTCTGGATCCAGATTTACCACCAGCTATCTGTTCCGGAACGGGAAAAACTGATTGCGTATATCATGCGCGAAGGCGTGTCTTCCACGTTGAAACAGCTGGGTCTTGCCAATACGGCAAGTGCAACTTTGATAAAAGATTTTTCTGATTAA
- the cgtA gene encoding Obg family GTPase CgtA has translation MKFVDEATILVVAGDGGNGCVSFRREKYIPNGGPDGGDGGDGGDVYLLADENLNTLIDYRFEKSFRAERGQNGQSRDCTGKRGKDITIKVPVGTRVLDKSTGEVLGDMTRNQQKLMVAKGGWHGLGNTRFKSSVNRAPRQKTNGTPGEERELMLELLLLADVGMLGLPNAGKSTFIRAVSAAKPKVADYPFTTLVPSLGVVRMDSEKSFVVADIPGLIEGASEGAGLGIRFLKHLERCRVLLHLIDLAPIDESDPIENAKVIVNELQQYSASLAEKPRWLVFNKVDLLEKGEAEKRAKEIAVALGWEGKYYLISAANREGVNALCWDVMNFLNTQPKALAEVENKAPEKVDFMWDDYHREQLEAAKAEAEEEWDDDWDEDDDEGVEIIYQH, from the coding sequence ATGAAGTTTGTAGATGAAGCCACCATTCTGGTGGTGGCGGGTGACGGTGGCAACGGCTGTGTCAGCTTCCGTCGTGAAAAATATATTCCCAATGGTGGGCCTGACGGCGGCGACGGCGGCGACGGCGGTGATGTCTATCTGTTGGCGGATGAAAACCTCAATACCCTGATTGACTATCGCTTTGAGAAAAGCTTCCGCGCGGAACGCGGTCAGAATGGTCAGAGCCGTGACTGCACCGGCAAACGCGGCAAAGACATCACCATCAAGGTCCCCGTCGGGACGCGCGTGCTGGATAAAAGCACGGGCGAAGTGCTGGGTGACATGACCCGTAATCAGCAGAAACTGATGGTCGCCAAAGGTGGATGGCACGGCTTGGGTAATACCCGCTTCAAGTCCTCCGTCAATCGCGCGCCGCGACAGAAAACCAACGGTACGCCGGGTGAAGAGCGCGAGTTGATGCTGGAACTGTTGCTGCTGGCGGATGTCGGCATGCTGGGCCTGCCGAACGCCGGGAAGTCGACGTTTATTCGCGCGGTGTCGGCCGCCAAGCCAAAGGTGGCGGATTACCCGTTTACCACGCTGGTGCCGAGCCTGGGCGTGGTGCGTATGGACAGCGAGAAGAGCTTCGTGGTGGCGGATATCCCTGGGCTTATCGAAGGCGCGTCCGAAGGCGCTGGGCTGGGGATCCGTTTCCTGAAGCATCTGGAGCGCTGCCGCGTGCTGCTGCACCTGATCGATCTGGCACCGATCGATGAATCCGATCCGATCGAAAATGCCAAAGTGATCGTTAATGAATTGCAGCAGTACAGCGCCTCTCTGGCGGAAAAACCGCGCTGGCTGGTGTTCAACAAGGTTGATTTGCTGGAGAAAGGCGAAGCGGAAAAACGCGCTAAAGAGATCGCGGTCGCGCTTGGCTGGGAAGGTAAATATTACCTGATTTCCGCGGCCAACCGGGAAGGGGTAAATGCCCTGTGCTGGGATGTCATGAATTTCCTCAATACTCAGCCGAAAGCGCTGGCTGAAGTAGAGAACAAGGCGCCTGAGAAAGTCGATTTCATGTGGGATGATTACCACCGCGAACAGCTGGAAGCCGCCAAGGCGGAAGCTGAAGAGGAGTGGGATGACGACTGGGATGAAGATGACGATGAAGGCGTTGAAATCATTTACCAGCATTAA
- a CDS encoding DNA-binding protein → MEKAWFTTNELLGVAGLPKSRQGLNKRAKEHGWEKRRRRGVQGKGVEYAIWSLPEAVKTSLMQETPPDYAAKPATVQESTWIQIYHQLSVEERTRLIGHILREGAMGMLARLESGPQEYKNKGE, encoded by the coding sequence ATGGAAAAGGCATGGTTTACCACCAATGAATTGTTAGGCGTGGCAGGGTTGCCGAAATCTCGTCAGGGGCTCAATAAAAGAGCAAAGGAACATGGCTGGGAGAAACGGCGTCGCAGAGGCGTTCAGGGTAAAGGCGTCGAATATGCCATCTGGAGCTTACCGGAGGCGGTGAAAACCAGCCTTATGCAGGAAACACCGCCCGACTACGCCGCGAAACCGGCAACGGTTCAGGAGTCCACCTGGATACAGATTTATCACCAGCTTTCCGTGGAAGAGCGTACCCGACTGATCGGGCATATTCTGCGCGAAGGGGCGATGGGAATGCTGGCCCGCCTGGAAAGCGGGCCGCAGGAGTACAAAAACAAGGGCGAATGA